Proteins from a genomic interval of Niabella soli DSM 19437:
- a CDS encoding winged helix-turn-helix transcriptional regulator, with the protein MQKTEACKISKLAIRDTLDVVGGKWKLVLTSILIDGPRTFNTLAKEAGISPRILSKELQELEMNGLVSRTVCDTKPVTVRYAMTPYSETLKEVLEAMNKWGQNHRLKILKQK; encoded by the coding sequence ATGCAGAAAACAGAAGCCTGTAAAATTTCAAAGCTGGCCATCCGGGATACCCTGGATGTGGTGGGCGGCAAATGGAAACTGGTGCTCACCTCCATTTTAATAGATGGTCCGCGCACGTTTAACACGCTGGCAAAAGAAGCCGGGATCTCGCCCCGCATCCTGTCAAAAGAACTGCAGGAGCTGGAAATGAACGGGCTGGTAAGCCGCACGGTTTGCGACACCAAACCGGTTACGGTGCGCTATGCCATGACGCCTTACAGTGAAACATTAAAAGAAGTATTGGAAGCCATGAACAAATGGGGACAAAATCACCGGCTTAAGATCCTTAAGCAAAAGTAA
- a CDS encoding DoxX family protein, which translates to MSQKAINITGWVLTIILGLLFAMSASMKLTQNASALQQAGAMGFSPETYLAIGIVEILSLILFIIPRTAIIGALLLVAYMGGAIATHVQHQLPAAMPVAIEALLWITIAIRFPRVRQQLLLQSK; encoded by the coding sequence ATGTCACAAAAAGCAATTAACATCACCGGATGGGTACTCACCATCATTTTAGGACTTTTATTCGCGATGAGCGCATCAATGAAACTCACACAAAACGCTTCAGCATTACAGCAGGCGGGCGCTATGGGGTTTTCACCCGAAACCTACCTGGCAATCGGGATTGTTGAGATCCTTTCGCTTATTCTTTTTATCATACCAAGAACCGCTATTATCGGGGCGTTGTTATTGGTGGCCTATATGGGCGGCGCTATTGCCACCCATGTACAACATCAACTACCCGCGGCAATGCCGGTTGCCATAGAAGCGCTGTTGTGGATTACGATCGCCATCCGCTTTCCGCGGGTAAGACAGCAACTGCTGTTACAATCGAAGTAA
- a CDS encoding GNAT family N-acetyltransferase gives MKIQNSNHKDIDEIFRLYQIATDFQKTKFSVHWPAFERSLVATEIAENRQWKMILDDTIACVWATTFDDPQIWEERNADPAVYIHRIATHPDFRGNNFVGSIVEWAKQYALENKKKFIRLDTVGDNPGLIAYYTRSGFEFLGLSKLKNTKGLPAHYDNATVSLFQMEITFA, from the coding sequence ATGAAAATACAGAACAGCAACCATAAAGATATTGATGAGATTTTCAGGCTGTACCAGATTGCCACCGATTTTCAAAAGACCAAATTTAGCGTTCACTGGCCAGCATTTGAAAGAAGCCTCGTTGCCACCGAAATTGCCGAAAACCGGCAATGGAAAATGATCCTGGATGATACCATTGCCTGTGTTTGGGCTACAACCTTTGATGACCCTCAGATCTGGGAAGAACGCAATGCGGATCCTGCCGTATATATTCACCGGATAGCGACCCACCCTGATTTCAGGGGCAACAATTTTGTAGGATCTATTGTAGAATGGGCAAAACAATACGCTTTGGAAAATAAGAAAAAATTTATCCGGTTGGATACTGTGGGCGATAACCCAGGGCTTATCGCATACTATACCAGATCCGGCTTTGAGTTTTTAGGATTGTCAAAACTCAAAAACACAAAAGGGCTTCCCGCTCACTATGATAATGCAACCGTAAGCTTGTTTCAAATGGAAATTACTTTTGCTTAA